Proteins encoded in a region of the Panicum hallii strain FIL2 chromosome 3, PHallii_v3.1, whole genome shotgun sequence genome:
- the LOC112885004 gene encoding uncharacterized protein LOC112885004 yields MEEASTSGGQSTLCGRGRRRRGETASGGRCAPRAPSSYAYILLHLLPSPLRRQSLRADRADGIRALLHADPPPPPSAARAYGRILHLRRRRLLLRRPASIHHALAPPSATPAAPCVHPRRPRLLLRLALVSSCGVLRFELGRQDRNLINVRGPLRPRAVTVLTPGSCDASARPTWCSLPINVAPPPPSSRTPVWLGRRHLRGRHTCAQRLIILQSRDHKGEREVYDAWEQYLGMEHTDTAPKWSIQ; encoded by the exons ATGGAGGAGGCCAGCACCAGCGGCGGCCAGAGCACGCTGTGCGGGCGTGGGCGCAGGCGGCGTGGGGAGACGGCGAGTGGCGGGCGCTGCGCACCCCGAGCGCCGTCCTCCTACGCGTAtatcctcctccacctcctcccctcccccctCCGCCGTCAGAGCCTACGGGCGGATCGAGCCGACGGAATCCGAGCTCTCCTCCACGCAGatcctccccctcccccctccGCCGCCAGGGCCTACGGGCGGATCCTCCATCTGCGTCGCCGTCGCCTCCTCCTGCGGCGCCCTGCATCCATCCACCACGCTCTCGCGCCTCCATCAGCTACTCCTGCGGCGCCCTGCGTCCATCCGCGCCGCCCTCGTCTCCTCCTGCGGCTCGCCCTCGTCTCCTCTTGCGGCGTCCTCCGATTTGAGTTGGGCCGCCAGGATCGCAATCTCATCAATGTGCGAGGCCCCCTGCGGCCAAGAGCCGTCACCGTGCTGACGCCGGGATCCTGCGACGCCTCAGCCCGGCCTACGTGGTGCAGCCTGCCAATCaacgtagcgccgccgccgccgtcgtcaaGAACGCCCGTGTGGCTGGGGCGACGACATCTCCGAGGGCGTCACACCTGTGCCCAACGACTCATCATTTTGCAATCGCGGGATCACAA aggagagagagaggtctATGATGCTTGGGAGCAGTATCTTGGGATGGAGCATACTGACACTGCACCCAAATGGTCTATACAGTGA
- the LOC112885003 gene encoding polygalacturonase At1g48100 — protein sequence MGIAIRLLFLPLMAVAFCGYGVCGRSHFHKKPPRGVGRHRGGGKEGSVVSSPAVPPADDGTRPVAPQPPTGTMPSDPATPVQPAEPCVFDVRAYGAVGDGTTDDTQAFREAWRAACASDSAVLLVPSDGTFAITTTTFSGPCKPGLVFQVDGVLMPPDGPDCWPPSDNRRQWVVFSNLDVFSLRGAGTIEGNGEGWWNLPCKPHRGPNGSTLRGPCDSPTLLRFFMSRNLVVEGLRVENSPEFHFRFDGCSDVRVDGLYISSPANSPNTDGIHVENTERVGIYNSRISNGDDCISIGTGSYDVDIQNITCGPGHGISIGSLGVHNSQACVANVTVRNAVIRNSDNGLRIKTWQGGMGAVSGITFDTVAMENVRNCIIVDQYYCLDKRCMNQSTAVHVTDVSYANVRGSYDARSAPIHFACSDTVPCTNITMSEVELLPFSGELVDDPFCWSAYGTQQTPTIPPITCLQEGLPEALLDNPDLKCR from the exons ATGGGAATTGCAATTAGGCTGCTCTTCCTGCCGTTGATGGCCGTGGCATTCTGCGGCTACGGCGTTTGCGGAAGGAGCCACTTCCACAAGAAGCCGCCGCGCGGCGTCGGCcggcacaggggcggcggcaaggaGGGCTCCGTGGTGTCCTCCCCGGCTGTTCCGCCGGCGGACGACGGCACGCGGCCGGTAGCGCCGCAGCCACCGACGGGCACCATGCCCTCCGACCCGGCCACTCCGGTCCAGCCCGCCGAGCCGTGTGTGTTCGACGTCCGAGCGTACGGCGCGGTGGGCGACGGCACGACGGACGACACCCAGGCGTTCCGGGAGGCGTGGAGGGCGGCCTGCGCCTCCGACTCTGCCGTGCTGCTGGTGCCGTCCGACGGCACGTTcgccatcaccaccaccaccttctCCGGGCCGTGCAAGCCCGGCCTCGTGTTCCAA GTGGACGGCGTGCTGATGCCGCCGGACGGGCCGGACTGCTGGCCGCCGTCGGACAACCGACGGCAGTGGGTCGTCTTCTCCAACCTCGACGTCTTCTCCCTGCGCGGCGCCGGCACGATCGAGGGCAACGGCGAGGGCTGGTGGAACCTCCCCTGCAAACCTCACAGG GGCCCGAACGGCTCGACGCTGCGCGGCCCGTGCGACAGCCCCACG CTGCTGAGGTTCTTCATGAGCCGGAACCTGGTGGTGGAGGGCCTGCGGGTGGAGAACAGCCCGGAGTTCCACTTCCGGTTCGACGGCTGCAGCGACGTGCGTGTCGACGGGCTCTACATCAGCTCGCCGGCCAACAGCCCCAACACCGACGGCATCCACGTCGAGAACACCGAGCGCGTCGGCATCTACAACTCGAGGATCAGCAACGGTGACGACTGCATCTCCATTGGCACCGGGAGCTACGACGTGGACATACAAAACATTACCTGCGGACCTGGACACGGCATAAG CAtcggcagcctcggcgtgcacAACTCGCAGGCGTGCGTGGCGAACGTGACGGTCCGGAACGCGGTGATCCGGAACTCGGACAACGGCCTGCGGATCAAGACGTGGCAGGGCGGGATGGGCGCCGTGTCGGGCATCACCTTCGACACGGTGGCCATGGAGAACGTGCGCAACTGCATCATCGTGGACCAGTACTACTGCCTGGACAAGCGGTGCATGAACCAGTCCACGGCCGTGCACGTCACCGACGTCTCCTACGCCAACGTCCGGGGATCCTACGATGCCCGCAGCGCGCCCATCCACTTCGCCTGCAGCGACACCGTGCCCTGCACCAACATCACCATGTCCGAGGTCGAGCTCCTGCCCTTCAGCGGCGAGCTCGTCGACGACCCCTTCTGCTGGAGCGCGTACGGGACGCAGCAGACACCCACCATCCCGCCCATCACCTGCCTGCAGGAGGGGTTGCCGGAGGCCCTCCTCGACAACCCGGACCTCAAGTGCCGATAG